The following proteins are encoded in a genomic region of Phycisphaerales bacterium:
- a CDS encoding biopolymer transporter ExbD, with translation MLFGSKPARVRFTVNMTPMIDVVLLVIIFFLYTARFAEVSRTSVDLPDEPGAEESVSDPEALMIDVRADGAFLVSGRMRSLERVIEIVQEQADRAGGPENLRVLLRADQGAAAGPVNELARRLTGMGVRQWSHATVNRSGRG, from the coding sequence ATGCTCTTTGGGTCCAAGCCAGCACGCGTGCGATTTACGGTGAACATGACGCCGATGATCGATGTCGTGTTGCTGGTGATCATCTTCTTCCTGTACACGGCGCGCTTTGCCGAAGTCAGCCGCACCAGCGTCGACCTTCCAGACGAGCCTGGGGCCGAGGAGTCGGTAAGCGATCCCGAAGCGCTGATGATCGACGTTCGCGCCGACGGTGCCTTCCTCGTTTCCGGGCGCATGCGCTCGCTCGAGCGGGTGATCGAGATCGTGCAGGAACAGGCCGACCGCGCGGGCGGGCCGGAGAACCTGCGTGTGCTCTTGCGAGCCGACCAGGGGGCGGCGGCGGGCCCGGTCAATGAACTGGCCCGGCGGCTTACGGGCATGGGCGTGCGCCAGTGGAGCCATGCCACGGTCAATCGATCGGGGCGGGGCTGA
- a CDS encoding MotA/TolQ/ExbB proton channel family protein gives MSLVPGAFAPLISQVASLVAQAAPAATPATDDGKTLLQHILSGGPIGIVIILLSFTAVLMTVWLFAEIRLPRLAPPRVVEGLDRLLAANDVRGALAFCQAEENRCLLTGMFAAALTRCLRSPFGLLELRSALEEAGQERFAKLQRKTDPMGLIAAVAPMLGLLGTVVGLVGAFETLSVSEGVRPEALASSISVALITTVLGLIVAIPATALHSFFRNRVDALAQGIAELTEELAARIQSAKPAGGQSPTPAGRAPAPTTAGAR, from the coding sequence ATGAGCCTTGTACCGGGCGCGTTCGCCCCGCTGATTTCCCAGGTCGCCAGCCTGGTGGCCCAGGCCGCCCCGGCCGCGACGCCCGCGACCGACGACGGCAAGACGCTGCTCCAGCACATCCTCTCGGGTGGCCCCATCGGCATCGTGATCATCTTGCTGTCATTCACGGCGGTGCTGATGACCGTCTGGCTATTTGCCGAGATCCGATTGCCCCGACTGGCGCCACCCCGCGTGGTCGAAGGTCTCGACCGGCTGCTGGCGGCCAACGACGTGCGCGGCGCCTTGGCGTTCTGCCAGGCCGAGGAGAACCGCTGCCTGCTGACGGGCATGTTTGCCGCGGCGCTCACGCGGTGCCTTCGGTCGCCCTTCGGCTTGCTGGAGCTTCGTTCAGCGCTGGAAGAGGCGGGCCAGGAGCGATTCGCCAAGCTCCAGCGCAAGACCGACCCGATGGGCCTGATCGCCGCGGTCGCGCCCATGCTCGGGCTGCTGGGCACGGTCGTGGGCCTGGTGGGCGCGTTCGAGACGCTCAGCGTAAGCGAGGGCGTGCGACCCGAAGCGCTCGCATCGAGCATCTCCGTCGCCCTGATCACGACGGTGCTTGGCCTCATCGTGGCCATCCCGGCGACGGCGCTGCACAGCTTCTTCCGCAACCGGGTCGATGCCCTGGCTCAGGGCATCGCCGAACTGACCGAGGAACTCGCCGCGCGCATCCAGAGTGCCAAGCCCGCCGGCGGACAGTCGCCCACCCCGGCCGGCCGGGCGCCCGCCCCCACCACCGCGGGCGCCCGCTGA